One genomic segment of Nitrosopumilus sp. includes these proteins:
- the mqnC gene encoding cyclic dehypoxanthinyl futalosine synthase, translated as MSQTTEQIQKSDIKDILENSLNGRRPSPEDCMRLLESDDVHLMGLVSGHLARKQFGKKASFVNNIILNYTNVCITDCKFCAFYRSPGSEDAYTLTLDQIESRVKTSWDMFKIRQVLIQGGHNPNLKIEYYEDAFKMIREKFPKVGVHGLSTSEIDMIARVEKSSTLEILSRLKDAGLQSIPGAGAEILVDSVKDIISPKKISSADWIRIMDEAHSLGIPGSATMMYGHVENKQDIVDHFFKIVKLQEKTKGFMAFIPWNFEPNNTLMHEEGIVEYGTGGIQLLKMIAISRLVLDGLIPHIQSSWLTNGVGMAQLALQYGADDFGGTLIGEEVVSCTGARSTELTDKIIIDAIHQIGYQVEERDNFYNPVTLS; from the coding sequence TTGAGTCAGACTACTGAACAAATTCAAAAAAGTGACATTAAAGATATTTTAGAAAATTCTCTTAATGGACGACGCCCTAGTCCTGAAGACTGTATGCGATTGTTAGAATCTGATGATGTTCATTTAATGGGACTTGTTTCAGGTCATCTTGCTAGAAAACAGTTTGGAAAAAAGGCCTCTTTTGTAAATAATATAATTTTGAATTATACCAATGTCTGTATTACTGATTGTAAGTTTTGTGCATTTTATCGATCCCCTGGATCTGAAGATGCTTATACTTTAACTCTTGACCAAATTGAATCAAGAGTAAAAACATCTTGGGATATGTTTAAGATTCGTCAAGTTTTGATTCAAGGTGGACATAATCCAAATTTGAAAATCGAATATTATGAAGATGCTTTCAAAATGATTCGAGAAAAATTCCCAAAGGTTGGAGTTCATGGATTATCTACTTCTGAAATTGATATGATAGCACGAGTTGAAAAATCCTCTACACTAGAAATTTTATCTAGATTAAAGGATGCAGGTTTGCAATCCATTCCAGGAGCTGGGGCTGAAATATTAGTTGATTCTGTAAAAGATATTATCAGTCCAAAGAAAATCTCCAGCGCTGATTGGATACGAATTATGGATGAAGCTCATTCACTTGGAATTCCAGGTTCTGCTACAATGATGTATGGTCATGTTGAAAATAAACAAGATATTGTTGATCATTTTTTCAAAATTGTAAAACTACAAGAGAAAACTAAAGGCTTCATGGCATTTATCCCTTGGAATTTTGAACCAAATAATACACTGATGCATGAAGAAGGTATTGTTGAATATGGTACTGGAGGAATTCAACTCTTAAAGATGATTGCAATTTCTAGACTTGTTTTAGATGGATTAATTCCACATATTCAATCTTCATGGCTTACAAATGGTGTGGGTATGGCACAACTGGCACTGCAATATGGTGCTGATGATTTCGGTGGTACTCTTATTGGAGAAGAAGTTGTATCTTGTACTGGTGCACGCTCTACTGAATTAACAGACAAAATAATTATTGATGCAATACATCAAATTGGATATCAAGTTGAAGAGAGAGATAATTTCTACAATCCAGTTACTTTATCATAA
- a CDS encoding 2-amino-3,7-dideoxy-D-threo-hept-6-ulosonate synthase — translation MVSGNQIRLNRILRKGRMLCIPMDHGISNGPIEGLENPADIIYKCEGHGLTSVIINKGILKVLPKPTKIGILVHFSSSTSLSLSPNRKMLTGTVKEAVAMGADGVSLHINIGGKEEPEMLEQLGMTADQCHKWGMPLLAMMYPRGENIKNPHDPEIVGHVARIGAECGADIVKTLYTGDIDSFAKIVKSTPVPIVIAGGPKAKTDLDILQMTEDAMTAGAKGVTYGRNIFAHKSPEKMVEALAEIIFRKGTAKEALKKIE, via the coding sequence ATGGTATCTGGCAATCAAATTAGACTTAATCGAATTCTCAGAAAAGGAAGAATGTTATGTATTCCAATGGATCATGGAATTTCAAATGGTCCTATTGAAGGGCTTGAAAATCCTGCAGATATTATTTACAAATGTGAAGGTCATGGATTAACCAGTGTTATCATTAACAAAGGAATTCTCAAAGTATTACCTAAACCAACAAAGATTGGAATTTTAGTTCATTTTTCAAGTAGCACATCATTATCATTATCACCCAACCGAAAAATGCTCACAGGTACAGTCAAAGAAGCTGTAGCAATGGGAGCAGATGGAGTTTCATTGCACATTAACATTGGGGGAAAAGAAGAACCAGAAATGCTAGAACAACTAGGAATGACTGCAGATCAATGTCACAAGTGGGGAATGCCACTTTTAGCAATGATGTATCCTAGAGGAGAGAACATCAAGAACCCACATGATCCAGAAATTGTCGGTCATGTTGCAAGAATTGGTGCAGAATGCGGTGCAGACATTGTTAAAACACTTTACACTGGCGATATTGATTCATTTGCAAAGATTGTAAAGAGCACACCAGTTCCAATTGTAATTGCAGGAGGCCCTAAAGCAAAAACAGATTTAGACATTCTTCAAATGACAGAAGATGCCATGACAGCAGGTGCCAAAGGGGTTACATATGGCAGAAACATCTTTGCTCACAAATCGCCTGAAAAAATGGTAGAAGCGTTAGCTGAAATAATTTTCAGAAAAGGTACAGCAAAGGAAGCACTGAAAAAAATTGAGTAA